The following proteins are encoded in a genomic region of Flammeovirga pectinis:
- a CDS encoding TerD family protein, giving the protein MNTSLTKKSGISLSKGSKISLMKKDGNKLDFLRVGVNWGAIQGKALFGLINHKVNVDLDASISAFDKEMNEIYTVYYNELTSPDGAVTHTGDDLEGDDGEDDGLDNETIQIHLDEVQPDIDQIFLYLNSYKKQDFATIPFSEVRMYTKNEILATFNLSSDQEFSGYVSMIMGRLYKLDGNWKFEALGEPIRSRDIEGTIKYLQIKYS; this is encoded by the coding sequence ATGAATACATCACTAACAAAAAAGTCCGGAATATCACTCTCTAAAGGAAGTAAAATTTCTTTAATGAAGAAAGACGGCAATAAGTTAGATTTTTTAAGAGTAGGCGTAAATTGGGGAGCTATACAAGGTAAAGCTTTATTTGGTTTAATAAACCACAAAGTAAATGTTGATTTAGACGCGAGTATAAGTGCATTCGATAAAGAAATGAATGAAATTTATACTGTCTATTATAACGAGTTAACCTCTCCTGATGGTGCTGTTACACATACAGGCGATGACCTAGAAGGTGATGATGGCGAAGATGATGGTTTAGACAACGAGACAATCCAAATTCACCTTGATGAAGTACAGCCTGATATAGATCAAATATTTTTATACCTTAACTCTTACAAAAAACAGGACTTTGCTACAATTCCTTTTTCAGAAGTAAGAATGTATACTAAGAACGAGATATTGGCTACATTTAATTTATCATCTGATCAAGAATTTTCAGGATATGTATCCATGATAATGGGAAGATTGTATAAATTAGATGGTAATTGGAAATTCGAAGCACTCGGGGAACCAATTAGATCAAGAGATATAGAAGGTACAATCAAATACCTTCAGATAAAATATAGTTAA
- a CDS encoding TerD family protein encodes MSISLKKGGRFNLSKDDGNLDKIMVGLGWDMVPGNTVDLDASVFMIDKTGKLPADEFFVFFNNLKSPDNSIEHTGDNRTGKGEGDDEMILAHLSKISDAVTELVFVASIHNADVLRHHFGMLSNAYIRIVDIDTQREIIRYNLDDDNFKSVTDMEFGRLIRNGKEWNFVASGIGSKIGLQGYVDKYA; translated from the coding sequence ATGAGTATTTCCTTAAAAAAAGGTGGAAGGTTCAATCTTTCTAAAGATGATGGAAACCTAGATAAAATAATGGTTGGTCTTGGTTGGGATATGGTTCCAGGCAACACTGTAGACCTAGATGCTTCAGTTTTTATGATTGATAAAACTGGAAAATTACCTGCAGATGAATTCTTTGTTTTTTTTAATAATTTAAAATCACCTGATAATAGCATTGAGCATACAGGTGATAATAGAACAGGTAAAGGTGAAGGTGATGACGAAATGATCCTTGCTCATTTATCTAAAATATCCGATGCTGTTACTGAACTTGTATTTGTTGCATCTATACACAATGCAGATGTTTTAAGACATCACTTTGGTATGCTATCAAATGCGTATATCAGAATTGTAGATATTGATACACAAAGAGAAATTATTCGTTATAATTTAGACGATGATAACTTTAAGAGTGTAACAGATATGGAATTTGGTCGTCTTATCAGAAATGGAAAAGAATGGAACTTTGTTGCCTCTGGCATAGGATCTAAAATTGGATTACAAGGTTATGTTGATAAATATGCTTAA
- a CDS encoding patatin-like phospholipase family protein, which produces MSTSNKKPYKLGLVLSGGGAKGLAHIGVLFYLKELGIVPDAVAGTSAGSIVGSMYAYGTPLTEIQDFFIKTDLFNWKKRAFFKPHMTFKGIINPISLKDDFKTILKEDDFEACEKDLFVVATDMQNAEEKVFSKGSIVDAVLASSAYPFVFSPMEIDDIIYSDGGILNHFPLDVIRNKCEKVIGVYVSPIRTYDKNELNSVQKIALRALSLKGDKEELHKLNDCDIAIFPQDLINFNTFDTHPDKLSEIVDVGYEETAKHHNALLKLREELNKL; this is translated from the coding sequence ATGAGCACAAGTAATAAAAAACCTTACAAACTAGGTTTAGTTTTGTCTGGTGGTGGAGCAAAAGGTTTAGCACATATTGGTGTTTTATTTTACCTTAAAGAATTAGGCATTGTTCCAGATGCAGTTGCTGGCACCAGTGCGGGATCAATTGTTGGTTCTATGTATGCATATGGAACTCCACTTACAGAAATCCAAGATTTTTTTATTAAAACTGATTTATTCAATTGGAAAAAGAGAGCCTTTTTTAAGCCTCACATGACATTTAAAGGAATTATCAATCCTATTTCTTTAAAAGATGATTTTAAGACTATTCTTAAAGAAGATGATTTTGAAGCCTGTGAAAAAGACCTCTTTGTAGTGGCTACTGATATGCAAAATGCAGAAGAAAAAGTATTTAGTAAAGGCTCTATTGTTGATGCCGTTCTTGCTTCTTCAGCATATCCTTTTGTATTTTCTCCAATGGAAATTGATGATATTATCTACAGTGATGGAGGAATTCTAAATCACTTTCCTTTAGATGTTATCAGAAATAAATGCGAAAAAGTTATTGGCGTTTATGTATCACCTATTAGAACATATGATAAAAATGAACTGAATAGTGTTCAAAAAATAGCCTTAAGAGCTTTATCTTTAAAGGGAGACAAAGAGGAACTTCATAAATTAAATGACTGTGACATAGCGATTTTCCCACAAGATTTGATTAATTTTAACACTTTCGATACACATCCAGATAAACTGAGTGAAATTGTTGATGTTGGTTACGAAGAAACTGCCAAACATCATAATGCTTTACTCAAATTACGTGAAGAGCTTAATAAACTGTAG
- a CDS encoding 1-acyl-sn-glycerol-3-phosphate acyltransferase has protein sequence MNFTLYSFIKSIIKNIYTNLVFYKVEKNGWENIPKDKPLIFAVTHPLMHMDAVVMGTTFKRPLHFLTKSTVFNSPFKKWFFGKLNMIPVVRKQDGPQGKGFSNKSMFSNCVKTLEKNQCLLIFTEGTSIWERKLRPLKSGTARIGFEAEESNDFNLGVHIVPVALNYTHATQLLPSVSIDVAPAICIKDYQAEYKENPNKATKRVTGIIKERLLERYFTLNDLEEEDNLKSALVMLNEEPINGWERKKSLKRYFDNLKKGVEIINNSSKSTIQSIDNKITKYNTLLADYKISDQSLWKSASGNKKVVHFILNFIFALTVFPVYIVGWLINYTPYKLSKYLGRKSSDEIEVWGANMITLCGLFYPIFYGLYIYILNQFLAINGITNFCIFLVFPILTYLSFFMYHFYKKVASDSRIFSLSLFNKEKYNELVSLRTSIVSNLEDLINEHK, from the coding sequence ATGAACTTTACATTATACTCATTTATAAAAAGCATAATAAAAAACATCTATACTAACCTTGTATTTTATAAAGTAGAAAAAAACGGTTGGGAAAATATTCCAAAAGATAAACCACTCATTTTTGCAGTTACACATCCTCTTATGCATATGGATGCTGTAGTAATGGGAACAACTTTTAAAAGGCCACTTCATTTTCTAACAAAGTCTACGGTTTTTAATTCTCCTTTTAAAAAGTGGTTTTTCGGTAAATTAAACATGATACCAGTTGTTCGTAAACAAGACGGACCACAAGGCAAAGGTTTTTCTAATAAAAGTATGTTTTCTAATTGTGTGAAAACGTTAGAGAAAAATCAATGCCTTTTAATTTTTACAGAGGGAACAAGTATTTGGGAACGAAAGTTACGACCTTTAAAATCTGGTACGGCACGTATTGGTTTTGAAGCAGAAGAAAGTAACGATTTTAATTTAGGAGTTCATATTGTACCTGTAGCTTTAAATTATACACATGCAACACAATTACTTCCTAGTGTTTCTATAGATGTTGCACCTGCAATATGTATTAAAGACTACCAAGCAGAATATAAAGAGAACCCCAATAAAGCAACAAAGAGAGTAACAGGTATTATTAAAGAGCGTCTTTTAGAAAGATATTTTACTCTCAATGATTTAGAAGAGGAAGATAATCTTAAAAGTGCTTTGGTAATGCTAAACGAAGAGCCTATTAATGGGTGGGAAAGAAAGAAATCTCTAAAAAGATATTTTGATAATCTTAAAAAAGGAGTTGAAATTATAAACAACTCTAGTAAAAGTACTATTCAAAGTATCGACAATAAAATTACGAAGTACAATACCCTTTTAGCAGATTATAAAATAAGCGATCAAAGTTTATGGAAATCTGCTTCAGGGAATAAAAAAGTAGTGCACTTTATATTAAATTTTATATTTGCTCTAACTGTTTTCCCTGTTTACATAGTAGGTTGGTTAATTAACTATACACCGTATAAATTATCCAAATATTTAGGGCGAAAATCATCTGATGAAATAGAAGTTTGGGGAGCAAACATGATTACTTTATGTGGTCTATTCTACCCTATCTTTTATGGTCTATATATCTACATCCTAAATCAATTTCTAGCAATAAATGGCATAACTAATTTCTGTATATTCTTAGTATTTCCTATACTAACATATCTTTCTTTCTTTATGTATCACTTTTATAAAAAGGTTGCTTCAGATAGTAGAATCTTTTCTTTATCACTTTTTAATAAAGAAAAATATAACGAATTAGTTTCACTTAGAACTAGCATTGTTTCTAACTTAGAAGATTTAATAAATGAGCACAAGTAA
- a CDS encoding exonuclease domain-containing protein, with protein MEFTAIDFETAHGARWSICQVGIVRVKNGVIIDRYESLIRPPDNRYHAFNTTIHGITAEMTANAPSLFDIWDEMKPYIEGQLIVAHNAGFDVSALEQTLELYDLDIPTFDYDCTYKLTGAALDDICYTYGWELKHHDALADAEACAKMYIELLSEKQLPVFEKNPFKKKKKTAPYRTQLSGEILRPDFDNADPDSPFYRQKVVITGVFDAWDRLELATILKGLGAKINTNISGQTNLVMVGEDPGPSKLQKVSSLNQQGKGIQILKEQELKEILSIVNS; from the coding sequence ATGGAGTTTACAGCAATAGATTTTGAAACGGCACACGGTGCTAGATGGAGTATTTGCCAAGTGGGTATTGTACGTGTAAAGAATGGTGTTATTATAGACAGGTACGAATCATTAATTCGTCCGCCCGATAATAGGTACCATGCTTTTAATACTACAATTCATGGAATTACGGCAGAAATGACGGCCAATGCACCTAGCTTATTTGATATCTGGGACGAGATGAAGCCCTATATTGAAGGTCAACTTATTGTTGCTCATAATGCTGGTTTTGATGTGTCTGCACTAGAACAAACACTAGAACTGTATGATCTCGATATTCCTACATTTGACTACGACTGTACTTATAAACTCACAGGTGCTGCTTTAGATGATATTTGCTATACGTATGGTTGGGAATTAAAACACCACGATGCTCTAGCAGATGCAGAAGCATGTGCAAAAATGTATATTGAGTTACTTTCTGAAAAGCAACTTCCTGTTTTTGAGAAAAATCCTTTTAAAAAGAAGAAAAAAACTGCACCATACCGCACTCAACTATCGGGAGAAATATTAAGACCTGATTTTGATAATGCCGACCCTGATAGTCCTTTTTACAGACAAAAAGTTGTTATTACAGGTGTTTTTGATGCTTGGGATAGATTAGAATTAGCGACTATTTTAAAAGGTTTAGGCGCTAAAATAAATACAAATATATCTGGTCAGACTAATTTAGTGATGGTTGGGGAAGACCCTGGACCAAGTAAATTACAGAAAGTAAGTTCTTTAAACCAACAAGGAAAAGGTATTCAAATTCTGAAAGAGCAAGAATTAAAAGAAATTCTCTCTATAGTAAATTCTTAA
- a CDS encoding T9SS type A sorting domain-containing protein, whose protein sequence is MHKFFTLLLIISFFHPQKKLLAQEGLVFDIYDGFSSTIGKSGNSDSDVYRSDKDKNSGDVTIQNSATLNVITTNTKVNDAHFEDIYSIIEGDLYINNSSLILDQYSVLIIRGNVIFSNSGSITINGGGSESGEAPSLIILGNVTGSGTITGTNKARLPYVNGTVSDVSVNVNDVTGNAAIENDITEYEDKPDLTTILTNELGPNYVTDLPVELISFEATVNPNNTTLTWSTASEQNASHFDVMRSNDKRNWEVLATIEAAGNSNVKRDYKFVDNDLLTAVTYYKLVQVDFDEAYEEFGPLTVFPNGVEKTLTANVFPNPSTESSKIQIDGLSLGNSIELSVIDKSGRMIYQDTIKDSPESLLYNLETRTTLYPGNYLIIIQSGNEKVVKRYIQQ, encoded by the coding sequence ATGCATAAATTCTTTACATTATTATTAATAATTTCATTTTTTCATCCGCAAAAAAAACTTTTAGCTCAAGAAGGATTAGTATTTGATATCTATGATGGTTTTTCAAGTACAATTGGTAAAAGTGGAAATTCTGACTCAGACGTGTACAGAAGTGACAAAGATAAAAATAGTGGAGATGTAACTATTCAAAATTCAGCCACTTTAAATGTAATTACGACAAACACAAAAGTAAATGACGCACATTTTGAAGATATCTATAGTATAATTGAAGGTGATTTATACATTAATAATTCATCCCTTATTCTTGATCAATATTCAGTTCTTATTATAAGAGGAAATGTTATTTTTAGTAACTCAGGGAGTATTACAATAAATGGAGGAGGAAGTGAAAGTGGTGAAGCTCCATCCTTAATAATTTTAGGTAATGTAACTGGATCAGGTACAATCACAGGTACAAATAAGGCTAGGTTACCATATGTAAATGGTACTGTAAGTGATGTTTCAGTAAATGTAAATGACGTTACTGGAAATGCTGCTATAGAAAATGATATTACTGAATACGAGGACAAGCCTGATTTAACAACTATTCTTACTAATGAGCTTGGTCCAAACTATGTTACAGACCTCCCAGTAGAACTAATCTCTTTCGAAGCAACAGTAAATCCAAACAACACAACACTTACTTGGTCTACAGCATCAGAACAAAATGCATCTCATTTTGATGTAATGCGATCTAACGATAAAAGAAATTGGGAGGTACTAGCAACTATAGAAGCTGCAGGTAATTCTAATGTAAAAAGAGATTATAAATTTGTAGATAACGATTTATTAACCGCTGTTACCTACTATAAATTGGTACAGGTTGATTTTGATGAAGCTTACGAAGAGTTTGGTCCGTTAACTGTTTTTCCAAACGGAGTAGAGAAAACATTAACAGCCAATGTATTTCCTAACCCATCAACAGAAAGTTCTAAAATACAAATAGATGGTTTATCGCTAGGAAACAGTATTGAACTTAGTGTAATTGATAAATCTGGAAGAATGATCTACCAAGATACAATTAAAGACTCTCCAGAAAGTTTATTGTATAATTTAGAAACTAGAACAACTTTATACCCTGGTAATTATTTAATAATTATTCAATCAGGAAATGAAAAAGTAGTAAAAAGATATATTCAGCAGTAA
- a CDS encoding DUF1304 domain-containing protein — MQIIISILIVIVALLHLYFLYFEMFAWETKGRKVFNKFPKELFASTKEMAANQGLYNGFLAAGLIWSLFITSVEWADNVALFFLSCVTVAGLYGAYSVDKKIFFIQGIPAVITILLIVFK, encoded by the coding sequence ATGCAAATTATTATTTCTATTCTAATTGTTATTGTCGCTCTTTTACATCTTTATTTTCTTTATTTTGAAATGTTTGCTTGGGAAACAAAAGGGAGAAAAGTATTTAATAAATTCCCTAAAGAGCTATTTGCTAGCACTAAAGAAATGGCTGCAAACCAAGGGTTGTATAATGGTTTTTTGGCAGCGGGTTTAATTTGGTCACTATTTATTACATCTGTAGAATGGGCTGATAACGTAGCATTATTCTTTTTAAGTTGCGTTACAGTGGCAGGGCTTTATGGGGCATATTCAGTAGATAAAAAGATATTCTTTATACAAGGGATTCCTGCCGTAATTACAATTCTATTAATTGTGT